In the Variovorax sp. S12S4 genome, one interval contains:
- a CDS encoding phosphatidate phosphatase App1 family protein gives MRRRSLLAGAALLCGLAPMRALHAAERLEPDEEALFMPGTARPTSDGRFEVDIHAWVYEPERRWGLNAAFARYLGLSLNKLSPAARLRFNQRTALFHAESEEGKVFDIDFDGSPARVSSPPSGANGRMDMRIVIDAPKASPSDEWLKFHAVTGPGELLHRFRGQALIVPAEGLSIISDIDDTIKRTQVRDRREMLLNTFARRFEAAPGMAAYYRALSQTPGTRFHYLSASPMQLYPALADFVRDAGFPTGSMHLRESTSWRTLIPGDQDSRAHKLGIIERLLADFPHRRFMLVGDSGESDPEIYGQVARTHPSRIDSIAIRDVTGESSAAERYATAFEGIDPARWQILPADRGPASMQAAR, from the coding sequence ATGCGGCGCCGTTCCCTCCTGGCCGGCGCCGCACTGCTTTGCGGCCTTGCGCCGATGCGTGCGCTGCACGCGGCCGAGCGGCTCGAGCCCGATGAAGAGGCGCTCTTCATGCCGGGCACGGCGCGCCCCACCAGCGACGGCCGGTTCGAGGTCGACATTCACGCCTGGGTGTACGAGCCCGAGCGGCGCTGGGGCCTGAACGCCGCGTTCGCGCGCTACCTGGGCCTGAGCCTGAACAAGCTCTCGCCCGCGGCGCGGCTGCGCTTCAACCAGCGCACGGCGCTGTTCCATGCCGAGTCGGAAGAAGGCAAGGTGTTCGACATCGATTTCGACGGCAGCCCCGCACGCGTGAGCTCGCCGCCTTCGGGCGCCAACGGCCGCATGGACATGCGGATCGTGATCGACGCACCCAAGGCATCGCCTTCGGACGAATGGCTGAAGTTCCATGCCGTGACCGGCCCGGGCGAACTGCTGCACCGCTTCAGGGGCCAGGCGCTGATCGTTCCCGCCGAGGGCCTGTCGATCATTTCGGACATCGACGACACCATCAAGCGCACGCAGGTGCGCGACCGGCGCGAGATGCTGCTGAACACGTTTGCGCGGCGCTTCGAGGCGGCGCCCGGCATGGCGGCCTACTACCGCGCGCTGTCGCAAACGCCGGGCACGCGGTTCCACTATCTCTCGGCCAGCCCGATGCAGCTTTACCCCGCGCTGGCCGACTTCGTTCGCGATGCCGGCTTTCCCACCGGCAGCATGCACCTGCGCGAGAGCACGAGCTGGCGCACGCTGATTCCGGGCGACCAGGATTCGCGCGCGCACAAGCTCGGCATCATCGAGCGGCTGCTGGCCGATTTTCCGCACCGCCGGTTCATGCTGGTGGGCGATTCGGGCGAGAGCGATCCTGAAATCTATGGGCAGGTGGCGCGCACCCATCCCAGCCGCATCGACAGCATCGCGATACGCGATGTAACCGGTGAAAGCAGTGCTGCCGAGCGCTATGCCACGGCGTTCGAGGGCATCGACCCCGCGCGCTGGCAGATTCTTCCCGCCGACCGGGGCCCGGCGTCGATGCAGGCCGCGCGGTAA
- the ligD gene encoding non-homologous end-joining DNA ligase, producing the protein MPANFKVSNADRVVDPTTGITKVEVVRFYGLVAPLMMEHLKSRPVSFVRAPQGIKGQLFFQKHLDEGQMAGVRQLDPALWPAHPELIEVANPLGLLSAAQMNVIELHTWNAVKTLIGKPDRMTFDLDPGEGVGWPMVLQATELMRVVLDELGLPSFCKTSGGKGLHVVVPLKRQYDWDTVKDFSQAIVRHMARTVPQMFVAKSGPSNRVGRIFIDYLRNGFGATTVCAWSVRARPGMGVSVPVEWAEVPTLASGAQWTLRNIHARLDRGNDPWAGYAKAAISPGAAMKRLGFEPAKLRAR; encoded by the coding sequence ATGCCGGCCAACTTCAAGGTCTCGAATGCCGATCGCGTGGTCGACCCGACCACCGGCATCACCAAGGTCGAGGTGGTGCGCTTCTACGGCCTTGTCGCGCCGCTGATGATGGAGCACCTGAAGAGCCGGCCAGTGTCTTTCGTGCGTGCGCCGCAGGGCATCAAGGGCCAGCTGTTCTTTCAGAAGCACCTCGACGAGGGCCAGATGGCCGGTGTGCGCCAGCTCGATCCGGCGCTGTGGCCCGCGCACCCCGAGCTCATCGAAGTGGCCAACCCCTTGGGGCTGTTGAGCGCGGCGCAGATGAACGTCATCGAGCTCCACACCTGGAACGCCGTGAAGACGCTCATCGGCAAGCCCGACCGCATGACCTTCGACCTCGACCCGGGCGAGGGCGTCGGCTGGCCCATGGTGCTGCAGGCGACGGAGCTGATGCGCGTGGTGCTCGACGAACTGGGCCTGCCGTCTTTCTGCAAGACCAGCGGCGGCAAGGGGCTGCATGTGGTCGTGCCGCTCAAGCGGCAGTACGACTGGGACACGGTCAAGGATTTTTCGCAGGCCATCGTGCGGCACATGGCCCGCACGGTGCCGCAGATGTTCGTTGCCAAGAGCGGGCCGAGCAATCGCGTCGGCCGCATCTTCATCGACTACCTGCGCAACGGCTTCGGTGCCACCACGGTGTGCGCATGGTCGGTGCGTGCCCGTCCGGGCATGGGGGTGTCGGTGCCGGTGGAATGGGCCGAGGTGCCAACGCTTGCAAGCGGCGCGCAGTGGACGCTCCGAAACATCCATGCCCGGCTCGACCGCGGCAACGACCCGTGGGCCGGCTATGCGAAGGCCGCGATCAGCCCGGGTGCCGCGATGAAGCGGCTCGGGTTCGAGCCCGCGAAGCTCAGAGCTCGATGA
- a CDS encoding dihydrofolate reductase, with translation MPTPRLHLIFARAANGVIGTKGTMPWHLPEDMVHFKQQTAGAPVVMGRKTWDSLPPRFKPLPGRHNIVITRQDDWKAEGAHRVGSLQEALALCEESQVPDVWVIGGAQIYAEAEPLAQYAVVTELAHDYEGDAHAPELSPAQWRETKREPHVSAKEGLHFSFVTYERVGSPKA, from the coding sequence ATGCCTACACCGCGTTTGCACCTCATCTTCGCCCGCGCCGCCAACGGCGTGATCGGTACCAAGGGCACCATGCCGTGGCACCTGCCCGAAGACATGGTGCACTTCAAGCAGCAGACGGCCGGCGCGCCGGTCGTCATGGGCCGCAAGACCTGGGATTCGCTGCCGCCGCGCTTCAAGCCCCTGCCAGGTCGGCACAACATCGTCATCACACGGCAGGACGACTGGAAAGCCGAAGGCGCGCACCGCGTGGGCAGCCTGCAGGAAGCGCTCGCGCTGTGCGAAGAATCGCAGGTGCCCGACGTGTGGGTGATCGGCGGCGCGCAGATCTATGCCGAAGCCGAACCGCTCGCGCAGTACGCCGTGGTGACCGAGCTCGCGCACGACTACGAAGGCGATGCGCACGCGCCCGAACTCTCCCCTGCGCAGTGGCGCGAGACAAAGCGCGAGCCGCACGTCTCGGCCAAGGAAGGCCTCCACTTCAGCTTCGTGACCTACGAACGCGTGGGATCGCCCAAGGCATGA
- the ligD gene encoding non-homologous end-joining DNA ligase, whose product MNHDATTLSAAGPSPMKPSLWRRCRRWLLPLLGLAVLGLLLSHAHKVDWAGAWHALQRYPAMLLLGVLGIATASHALYGCFDLIGRRHTRHRVPRWRTWAIAVTSYAFNLNLGSLVGGIALRARLYARAGVDETTVAQIVGISLATNWLGYGLLAGGLFAAGAITPPRQANIGTDALRVLGVVMILLAAAYVVACAFSRGRQWQVRGRRLKLPSAQLALVQLTLSTANWALMGCAMYLLLGRQVPYATTLSVLLAASIVGVITPIPAGLGVLEAVYLALLSGTVRQGALMGAVLAYRALYYLLPLAGGVVLYLLLERYAASHPQDVGERDTMARANPLKRYKEKRNFGVTPEPEEGGASAPGTLQFVVQKHWASRLHYDFRIELDGAMKSWAVPKGPSYDTHDKRMAVHVEDHPISYNQFEGVIPPKQYGAGKVIIWDKGTWTPIGDARKGYKAGNLKFELHGYKLRGKWALVRMHSSKDDKQDAWLLIKEHDDYARPAAEFSVVDQFPDSVAEMPMPTPGAAAPAANAAPARAKRGKASGGGMPADAVKAAMPAKLSPLLATLVDGPPPDPDNWFYEIKFDGYRLLARIDANKDVQLITRNGHHWSSRMPQLVRAIKGMKLKPGWLDGEIVVLNESGSTDFQALQNAFDKEKTSNIVYFLFDLPYYDGFDLTGVPLIERRALLQSLLAKAPPEIRFSEIFDAPPEDIVASACKIGLEGVIGKRKNSTYASRRSPDWIKLKCSRRQEFVIGGYTDPKGSRVGIGALLIGVHDETGDLVYSGAVGAGFNGRTLNEMLERLKPLGTDKRPFKDPTENDRRAHWVKPVLLAEVTFSEWTKDGHVRHPVFHSVRTDKPAKAIIREKPLHQPKAKAGKEAKPVPRMPGPSPRRRCRPTSRSRMPIAWSTRPPASPRSRWCASTALSRR is encoded by the coding sequence ATGAACCACGACGCCACCACGCTCTCGGCGGCCGGCCCTTCGCCCATGAAGCCGTCGCTGTGGCGGCGCTGCCGGCGCTGGCTGCTGCCGCTGCTCGGGCTGGCAGTGCTGGGGCTGCTGCTTTCGCACGCGCACAAGGTCGACTGGGCGGGTGCATGGCATGCATTGCAGCGCTATCCGGCCATGCTGCTGCTTGGCGTGCTGGGCATCGCAACCGCGAGCCACGCGCTGTACGGATGCTTCGACCTCATCGGCAGGCGGCACACGCGCCACCGCGTGCCCCGCTGGCGCACCTGGGCCATCGCGGTCACGAGCTATGCCTTCAATCTGAACCTGGGGTCGCTGGTGGGCGGCATCGCGCTGCGTGCACGGCTCTATGCGCGCGCCGGGGTGGACGAAACCACCGTGGCGCAGATCGTCGGCATCAGCCTGGCAACCAACTGGCTGGGCTACGGGCTGCTGGCGGGCGGCCTGTTTGCGGCGGGTGCCATCACGCCGCCGCGCCAGGCCAACATCGGCACGGACGCACTGCGCGTGCTTGGCGTGGTGATGATCCTGCTGGCCGCCGCCTACGTGGTGGCATGTGCGTTCTCGCGCGGGCGCCAATGGCAGGTGAGGGGGCGGCGGCTGAAGCTTCCTTCGGCGCAACTCGCGCTGGTGCAGCTCACGCTTTCGACCGCCAACTGGGCGTTGATGGGCTGCGCCATGTACCTGCTGCTGGGCCGGCAGGTGCCGTATGCGACCACGCTGAGCGTGCTGCTCGCCGCTTCTATCGTCGGGGTGATCACGCCGATTCCGGCCGGGCTGGGCGTGCTGGAAGCCGTGTACCTGGCGCTGCTCTCGGGCACCGTGCGGCAGGGCGCGTTGATGGGCGCCGTGCTGGCGTACCGCGCGCTCTACTACCTGCTGCCGCTGGCCGGCGGCGTCGTGCTTTACCTTTTGCTCGAACGCTACGCGGCGAGCCATCCCCAGGACGTGGGGGAGCGAGACACCATGGCGCGCGCAAACCCGCTGAAGCGCTACAAGGAAAAGCGCAACTTCGGCGTTACGCCGGAGCCGGAGGAAGGCGGCGCATCGGCACCCGGCACGCTGCAGTTCGTGGTGCAGAAGCACTGGGCGAGCCGCCTGCACTACGACTTTCGCATCGAGCTCGATGGTGCGATGAAGAGCTGGGCAGTGCCCAAGGGACCGAGCTACGACACGCATGACAAGCGCATGGCGGTGCACGTCGAGGACCATCCGATTTCGTACAACCAGTTCGAAGGCGTGATACCGCCCAAGCAGTACGGCGCGGGCAAGGTGATCATCTGGGACAAGGGCACCTGGACGCCCATCGGCGATGCGCGCAAGGGCTACAAGGCGGGGAACCTCAAGTTCGAACTGCATGGCTACAAGCTGCGCGGCAAGTGGGCGCTGGTGCGCATGCACAGCAGCAAGGACGACAAGCAGGATGCGTGGCTGCTGATCAAGGAGCACGACGACTACGCCCGCCCGGCCGCCGAGTTCAGCGTGGTCGACCAGTTTCCCGACAGCGTGGCGGAGATGCCGATGCCTACGCCCGGCGCCGCGGCGCCCGCGGCCAATGCGGCACCCGCACGTGCAAAACGCGGCAAGGCATCGGGCGGCGGCATGCCGGCCGATGCGGTGAAGGCCGCCATGCCCGCCAAGCTTTCGCCGCTGCTTGCCACGCTGGTCGACGGCCCGCCGCCCGACCCCGACAACTGGTTCTACGAAATCAAGTTCGACGGGTATCGCCTGCTCGCACGAATCGACGCGAATAAAGACGTGCAGCTCATCACGCGCAACGGGCACCACTGGAGCAGCCGCATGCCGCAGCTGGTGCGCGCCATCAAGGGCATGAAGCTCAAGCCCGGGTGGCTCGACGGCGAGATCGTGGTGCTCAACGAATCGGGAAGCACCGACTTTCAAGCCTTGCAGAACGCCTTCGACAAGGAGAAGACCAGCAACATCGTCTACTTTCTTTTCGACCTGCCGTACTACGACGGCTTCGACCTCACGGGCGTGCCGCTCATCGAGCGCCGGGCCTTGCTGCAGTCGCTGCTTGCCAAGGCGCCGCCTGAAATCCGCTTCAGCGAAATCTTCGATGCGCCGCCCGAAGACATCGTGGCTTCGGCCTGCAAGATCGGGCTGGAGGGCGTGATCGGCAAGCGCAAGAACAGCACCTATGCGTCGCGCCGCTCACCCGACTGGATCAAGCTCAAGTGCTCGCGGCGACAGGAGTTCGTGATCGGCGGCTATACCGATCCGAAGGGCTCGCGAGTGGGCATCGGCGCATTGCTGATCGGCGTGCACGACGAGACGGGCGACCTCGTTTATTCAGGCGCGGTGGGCGCGGGCTTCAACGGCCGCACCCTCAACGAAATGCTCGAAAGGCTGAAGCCGCTCGGCACCGACAAGCGCCCGTTCAAGGACCCGACCGAGAACGACCGCCGCGCGCATTGGGTCAAGCCGGTGCTGCTGGCCGAAGTCACTTTTTCGGAATGGACGAAAGACGGCCACGTGCGGCACCCGGTGTTCCACAGCGTGCGCACCGACAAGCCCGCCAAGGCCATCATCCGCGAGAAGCCGCTTCACCAGCCGAAGGCCAAGGCGGGGAAAGAGGCCAAGCCCGTGCCGCGGATGCCGGGCCCGAGCCCTCGGCGACGATGCCGGCCAACTTCAAGGTCTCGAATGCCGATCGCGTGGTCGACCCGACCACCGGCATCACCAAGGTCGAGGTGGTGCGCTTCTACGGCCTTGTCGCGCCGCTGA
- a CDS encoding nitrile hydratase accessory protein, whose translation MKIDMPPLALAPGMPRDADGPVFREPWEAQAFAMTLALHERGLFSWVEWAEALAAQITAAQAAGDPDAGDTYYRHWLAALEGLVARKGASSGDELARYRQAWDHAADRTPHGQPIELRGEDFPR comes from the coding sequence ATGAAGATCGACATGCCACCGCTCGCGCTCGCTCCCGGCATGCCGCGCGATGCCGATGGCCCGGTGTTCCGCGAGCCGTGGGAAGCGCAGGCCTTTGCGATGACGCTCGCGCTGCACGAGCGTGGCCTGTTCAGCTGGGTGGAGTGGGCCGAAGCGCTTGCGGCGCAGATCACCGCTGCGCAAGCCGCGGGAGACCCTGATGCTGGTGACACCTATTACCGACATTGGCTCGCCGCGCTCGAAGGCCTGGTGGCCCGCAAGGGTGCGAGCTCGGGCGACGAACTCGCGCGCTACCGCCAAGCCTGGGACCACGCGGCCGACCGCACGCCGCATGGCCAGCCGATCGAGCTGCGCGGCGAAGACTTTCCACGTTGA
- the nthA gene encoding nitrile hydratase subunit alpha codes for MTGPDHSHEHSHDHSELGEMDLRVRALESVLTQKGYIDPAALDALIDTYQTRIGPRNGARVVARAWVDQTFHDWLMADATAAIASLGYTGRQGEHMVAVQNTDEQHHMVVCTLCSCYPWPVLGLPPTWYKSAPYRSRAVKDPRGVLADFGTVLPETTRIRVWDSTAEVRYLVIPQRPAGTEGWSEDELAALVSRDSMIGTRLADAPTAARSAA; via the coding sequence ATGACCGGCCCCGACCACTCCCACGAACACTCCCACGACCACAGCGAACTCGGCGAAATGGACCTGCGCGTGCGGGCGCTGGAAAGCGTGCTCACGCAAAAGGGCTATATCGACCCCGCCGCGCTCGACGCGCTGATCGACACCTATCAAACCCGCATCGGGCCGCGCAACGGGGCCAGGGTGGTGGCGCGGGCCTGGGTCGACCAGACCTTCCACGACTGGCTGATGGCTGATGCCACGGCCGCGATTGCCTCGCTCGGCTACACCGGCCGCCAGGGCGAGCACATGGTGGCGGTACAGAACACCGACGAGCAGCACCACATGGTCGTTTGCACCCTGTGCAGCTGCTACCCCTGGCCGGTGCTCGGCCTGCCGCCCACCTGGTACAAGAGCGCGCCATACCGCTCGCGCGCCGTGAAGGACCCGCGCGGCGTGCTGGCCGACTTCGGCACGGTGCTGCCCGAGACGACGCGCATCCGCGTCTGGGATTCGACCGCCGAGGTGCGCTATCTCGTGATTCCGCAGAGGCCCGCCGGCACCGAAGGATGGAGCGAAGACGAACTCGCCGCTCTCGTCTCGCGCGATTCGATGATCGGCACGCGCCTTGCCGATGCGCCAACTGCAGCGAGGAGTGCCGCATGA
- a CDS encoding thymidylate synthase: MTSTARPVRSQYEDFMRHVDTHGVFKSDRTGTGTKSVFGHQMRFDLNEGFPLVTTKKVHLKSIIQELLWFLTGSSNNNWLKERGVTIWDEWAREDGDLGPVYGVQWRSWPTPDGGHIDQISEVIKTLKTNPDSRRIIVSAWNVAELSKMALMPCHAFFQFYVAPPQAPGERGKLSCQLYQRSADIFLGVPFNIASYALLTHMVAQQCDLDVGDFIWTGGDCHIYSNHAEQVALQLSRTPYAYPTLHIKRKPASIFDYQYEDFEMLDYKHHEAIKAPVAV, translated from the coding sequence ATGACCTCGACCGCCCGCCCCGTCCGCTCCCAGTACGAAGATTTCATGCGCCACGTGGACACCCACGGGGTGTTCAAGAGCGACCGCACCGGCACGGGCACCAAGAGCGTGTTCGGCCACCAGATGCGCTTCGATCTGAACGAAGGCTTTCCGCTGGTGACCACGAAGAAGGTGCACCTGAAGTCCATCATCCAGGAACTGCTGTGGTTTTTAACCGGCTCCAGCAACAACAACTGGCTCAAGGAGCGCGGCGTCACCATCTGGGACGAGTGGGCGCGCGAAGACGGCGACCTGGGCCCCGTGTACGGCGTGCAATGGCGCAGTTGGCCCACGCCCGACGGCGGCCACATCGACCAGATTTCCGAAGTCATCAAGACGCTGAAGACCAACCCCGATTCGCGCCGCATCATCGTGAGCGCGTGGAACGTGGCCGAGCTCTCGAAGATGGCGCTCATGCCCTGCCACGCCTTCTTCCAGTTCTACGTGGCGCCGCCGCAGGCACCCGGCGAGCGCGGCAAGCTGAGCTGCCAGCTCTACCAGCGCAGCGCCGACATTTTTCTTGGCGTGCCGTTCAACATCGCGAGCTATGCGCTGCTCACGCACATGGTGGCGCAGCAATGCGATCTCGACGTGGGCGACTTCATCTGGACCGGCGGCGACTGCCACATCTACAGCAACCACGCCGAGCAGGTGGCGCTGCAGCTGAGCCGCACGCCCTACGCGTACCCTACGCTCCACATCAAGCGCAAGCCGGCTTCGATCTTCGACTACCAGTACGAAGACTTCGAAATGCTCGACTACAAGCACCACGAGGCGATCAAGGCGCCCGTGGCTGTGTGA
- a CDS encoding DUF2069 domain-containing protein yields MQTITPQASSSVRATRWLAVGSVVGLIVLGLAWELWLAPLRLGGSLLALKVLPLVIPLAGLYKNRMYTYRWVSLMIWLYFTEGVVRAWSDTNGVGQVLALVEVLLCLMLFAACAWHVRLRLRNAKAARQLEASAQ; encoded by the coding sequence ATGCAAACCATCACGCCGCAGGCCTCTTCTTCCGTCCGCGCCACCCGCTGGCTTGCCGTGGGCAGCGTCGTCGGCCTGATCGTGCTGGGGCTGGCCTGGGAGCTGTGGCTGGCGCCGCTGCGGCTAGGCGGTTCTCTGCTGGCGCTGAAGGTGCTGCCGCTTGTCATTCCGCTTGCGGGGCTCTACAAGAACCGCATGTACACCTACCGCTGGGTCAGCCTGATGATCTGGCTTTATTTCACCGAGGGCGTGGTGCGCGCGTGGAGCGACACCAACGGCGTGGGGCAAGTGCTCGCGCTGGTCGAGGTGCTGCTGTGCCTCATGCTCTTTGCCGCCTGCGCCTGGCATGTGCGGCTGCGCCTTCGCAATGCCAAGGCTGCCCGCCAACTGGAGGCTTCCGCCCAATGA
- a CDS encoding FAD-binding oxidoreductase codes for MTSTTSSAPLIDQLRAIVGAQHVLNEGDLAAYEQDWRKRARGKSLAVVRPANTQQVADVVKACAAAGTAIVPQGGNTGLAVGSIPDDSGTQVVLSLQRLNAIRTVDAANLTMTVEAGCILQTLQETAEKQGFLFPLSLAAEGSCTIGGNLATNAGGTQVVRYGNTRDLCLGLEVVTPQGEIWEGTSGLRKDNTGYDLRDLMIGSEGTLGIITAATMKLYPLPAAQLTAWAAVPSLDHAVTLLGLAHKHLGSGLTGFEVMGKFALSLVDKHMPQLRVPFIGDEAVPYCVLLENSDSESEDHARARFEALLETAFEDGCVTDAVVAENLAQAHQLWHIRESIPLAQAEEGLNIKHDISIPVSSIPAFVAETDALLAREIAGVRLVNFGHLGDGNLHYNVQAPENIDTKAFLKNEEERINTLVYDAVEKFGGSFSAEHGVGSLKVDKLEKHKSPVALEMMRAIKRGLDPKNILNPGRVIRV; via the coding sequence ATGACGTCAACGACTTCTTCCGCTCCCCTCATCGACCAGCTGCGCGCCATCGTCGGTGCGCAGCACGTGCTGAACGAGGGCGACTTGGCCGCCTACGAGCAAGACTGGCGCAAGCGCGCGCGCGGCAAATCGCTGGCCGTGGTGCGGCCCGCCAACACGCAGCAGGTGGCCGACGTGGTCAAGGCCTGCGCCGCGGCCGGCACGGCCATCGTGCCGCAGGGCGGCAACACCGGGCTGGCAGTGGGCTCCATTCCCGACGACAGCGGCACCCAGGTGGTGCTGAGCCTGCAGCGGCTCAACGCGATTCGCACCGTTGACGCGGCCAATCTCACGATGACGGTGGAAGCCGGGTGCATCCTGCAGACGCTGCAGGAAACGGCGGAGAAGCAGGGCTTCCTGTTCCCGCTGAGCCTTGCGGCCGAAGGCAGCTGCACCATCGGCGGCAACCTTGCAACCAATGCCGGCGGCACGCAGGTGGTTCGCTACGGCAACACGCGCGATCTGTGCCTGGGCCTCGAAGTGGTTACGCCGCAAGGCGAAATCTGGGAAGGCACCAGCGGCTTGCGCAAGGACAACACCGGCTACGACCTGCGCGACCTGATGATCGGCAGCGAAGGCACGCTCGGCATCATCACCGCAGCGACGATGAAGCTCTACCCCCTGCCCGCGGCGCAGCTCACGGCCTGGGCCGCGGTGCCATCACTGGACCATGCGGTCACGCTGCTGGGCCTTGCGCACAAGCACCTGGGATCGGGCCTCACGGGCTTCGAAGTGATGGGCAAGTTTGCATTGAGCCTGGTCGACAAGCACATGCCGCAACTGCGCGTACCGTTCATCGGCGACGAAGCCGTGCCGTACTGCGTGCTGCTGGAGAACTCCGACAGCGAATCCGAAGACCATGCGCGCGCGCGCTTCGAGGCGCTGCTCGAAACGGCTTTCGAAGACGGCTGCGTGACCGATGCAGTGGTGGCCGAGAACCTTGCGCAGGCACACCAGCTCTGGCACATCCGCGAGAGCATTCCGCTCGCGCAGGCCGAAGAGGGCTTGAACATCAAGCACGACATCTCGATTCCCGTGTCGAGTATTCCGGCCTTCGTGGCCGAGACCGATGCGCTGCTGGCGCGCGAGATTGCGGGAGTGCGGCTGGTGAACTTCGGCCACCTGGGCGACGGCAACCTGCACTACAACGTGCAGGCGCCCGAGAACATCGACACCAAGGCTTTCCTGAAGAACGAGGAAGAGCGCATCAACACGCTGGTGTACGACGCCGTCGAAAAGTTCGGCGGCTCGTTCTCTGCCGAGCATGGCGTGGGCTCGCTCAAGGTCGACAAGCTCGAGAAGCACAAGTCGCCCGTGGCGCTGGAGATGATGCGCGCCATCAAGCGCGGGCTCGACCCCAAGAACATCCTGAACCCGGGCCGCGTGATCCGCGTTTAG
- a CDS encoding hybrid sensor histidine kinase/response regulator, translating to MSAAPAPVEQRILLRTATSRDAVMANAVLARAQIDTHSCANLCELVRELQVGAGAVMLAEEVLADPAAAALNEVLGSQAPWSDVPVLILARQGADSRVIAEAMDKLANVTVIERPMRVASLISTVRTALRARNRQYQLRDLLDGLREADQRKTEFLATLAHELRNPLAPMSTALTLLMRKPHEAEEALRYYELMGRQIDHMVRLVNDLMEVSRITRGKIELRMEAVALESVIKDAIELSRPLLEGSRHELTTELFAEPLVVRGDGVRLTQVFSNLLNNAAKYTAPGGKIRIALRKEGRQAVVEVWDNGTGIASEMLESIFEMFVQVSGTSKAAQGGLGIGLTLVKSLVELHGGSVEATSAGLGRGAMFCVRLPLTRIGADLPRPQGTAIQGWPASLPGTVLIVDDNRDAADALSDLLKSLGASTHVAYSGDAALRAVAEGVLPGLAILDIGMPGMDGCELAIKLRANPALRG from the coding sequence GTGAGCGCAGCACCGGCACCCGTCGAGCAGCGCATCCTGTTGCGAACCGCGACCTCCAGGGACGCCGTCATGGCCAATGCCGTATTGGCTCGCGCCCAGATCGACACGCACTCCTGCGCGAACCTGTGCGAGCTGGTGCGGGAACTGCAGGTGGGCGCGGGCGCGGTCATGCTGGCGGAAGAGGTGCTGGCCGATCCGGCCGCGGCCGCGTTGAACGAGGTGCTGGGTTCGCAGGCGCCGTGGTCCGACGTGCCGGTGCTCATTCTTGCCCGCCAGGGCGCGGATTCGCGCGTCATTGCCGAGGCCATGGACAAGCTCGCGAACGTCACCGTCATCGAACGCCCGATGCGGGTGGCGTCGCTCATCAGCACGGTGCGCACGGCGCTGCGCGCGCGCAACCGCCAGTACCAGTTGCGCGACCTGCTCGACGGGCTGCGCGAAGCCGACCAGCGCAAGACCGAGTTCCTTGCCACGCTGGCACACGAGCTGCGCAATCCGCTCGCACCCATGAGCACGGCGCTCACCCTGCTGATGCGAAAACCGCATGAGGCCGAGGAAGCCCTGCGCTACTACGAGCTGATGGGCCGGCAGATCGACCACATGGTGCGGCTGGTGAACGACCTGATGGAGGTCTCGCGCATCACGCGCGGCAAGATCGAACTGCGCATGGAAGCAGTGGCGCTCGAATCGGTCATCAAGGACGCCATCGAACTGAGCCGCCCCTTGCTCGAAGGCTCGAGGCACGAGCTGACCACGGAGCTGTTCGCCGAACCGCTGGTGGTGCGGGGCGACGGCGTTCGCCTGACGCAGGTCTTTTCGAACCTGCTCAACAACGCCGCCAAGTACACGGCCCCGGGCGGCAAGATCAGGATTGCGCTGCGCAAGGAGGGCCGCCAGGCCGTGGTCGAGGTGTGGGACAACGGCACCGGCATCGCATCCGAAATGCTGGAGTCGATCTTCGAGATGTTCGTTCAGGTCAGCGGCACTTCCAAGGCGGCGCAAGGCGGGCTGGGCATCGGGCTCACGCTGGTGAAGAGCCTGGTCGAACTGCATGGCGGCAGCGTCGAGGCCACCAGCGCGGGCCTCGGGCGGGGCGCGATGTTCTGCGTGCGCCTGCCGCTCACGCGCATCGGGGCGGACCTGCCGAGGCCGCAGGGGACGGCCATTCAAGGCTGGCCGGCTTCCTTGCCCGGCACGGTGCTGATCGTGGACGACAACCGCGATGCGGCCGACGCACTGAGCGACCTGCTGAAGTCGCTCGGAGCCTCGACCCATGTGGCCTACAGCGGCGACGCCGCATTGCGTGCGGTGGCCGAAGGCGTGCTGCCGGGCCTTGCAATCCTGGACATCGGCATGCCGGGCATGGACGGCTGCGAACTCGCCATCAAGCTGCGTGCCAATCCCGCGCTCAGGGGCTGA